GTGCAGCAGGGCGGAGACCGGAGTGGGCGCCACCATCGCCGCCGGCAGCCAGCGGTGGAAAGGCATCAGAGCCGCCTTGCCGGTGCCGAAGGCGTAGAGGGCGAGGAGCACCGCCAGTACCGGAGTGGAGGCCTTACCGGCCAGAATGCCGCCGGGTTGAAAGTCGAGAGTGCCGGCGGCGAACCAGGTCCACACCACCGCCAACAGCAGGAAGGTGATGGAGGTGAAGAGCAAAACCCCCAGGTACACCCGACCGCCGCGCCGCGCTTCGGCCGTTCCGTGGTGGGTAACCAACGGGTAGGTCGAGAGGGTCAAGACTTCGTAGAAGACGAACAGGGTGAGCATGTTGCCCGCCATGGCGGCGCCGACGGCGGCGAAGATGGCGACGGCGAAGCAGGCGAAGAAGCGGCTTTGGTGGTCTTCGTTATTTCCCCGCAGGTAGCCGATCGAGTAGACCGTGGTGACGATCCACAGCATCGCCGCCACCAGCGCGAAGAGCATCCCCAAGGGTTCGACTTCGAAGGCGATGGCGAGCCCCGGCAGCATTTCGAACAGTTCGAGGGCTGGCCGCTCGCCGGCCTCGACCCGCGGCAGCAGCGACCAGGTGATCGCCAGCAGACCGCCGCCGGCCAGCAGGCTGAAGGTCTCCCGCAGATTCGGGCTGCGGTGGAACAGCGCTGAGGTGCCGGCGCCGGTAAGCGGCAGCAGCAGGGCCAGGGCGATAGCCGCGGTGGCGCTCACGGTCCGCCTCCGATGAGGGCCTGGGCGGCGCGCTGGGCAAGATCCACCGAGTAGGTCGCCCGGACGCCGAAGTAGACGCTGGCACCGATCAGAATCCAGGTGGGAATCAGCAGGCTCATGGGCGCTTCGGCGATTTGGCTGTGGCGCGACTCCGGAAGCTGGAAGTAGGCCACTTCGATCACCCGCCAGATGTAGATCACCGCCAGCAGTGAAGAGAGCAACACCGCCACGGCGAGGGGCCAGTCGCCGCCTCCGAGGGTTGCCCGCAGCAAATACCACTTGCTCACGAAGCCGGCGGTGCCGGGAATGCCGATCAGGCCGAGGCCGCCGATCACGAAGGCGAAGAACGTCCAGGGCATGCGCCGGCCCAGGCCGCGCAGGTCCCTTAGCTCCACTCGGCCGATACGAAGTACCAGGCAGCCGACGGCGAGGAACATGCCGCCCTTGGTCAGGGCGTGATTGAACAGGTGGGCGATCGAGGCGGTCAGACCGTCGACGGAAGCGAGGCTGGCGCCCAGGGTCATGTAGCCCACTTGGGCGACGCTCGAGAAGGCCAGCAGTCGCTTCAGGTCCGTCTGGTAGATGGCTACGCCTGACGCGAGGAACATCGCCGCCAGGGAAAGGGGCACCAGGATGTGGTGCAGTTCCAGCCGATCGAAAACAAACTCCACGCCGTAGATGGTGTACACGAAGCGCAGCAGGATGTAGAGGGACACCTTGGTGGAGGAGGCGGCGATGAAGGCCGACACGGTGGACGGCGCGAAGGCGTAGGCTTCCGGCAACCACTGGTGGAGCGGGAAGAGGGCCATCTTGAGGCCGATGCCGACGGTCAAGAAGGCAAAGGCGACGAGTACCGTGCGCAGGGACTCTCCCTCGACGATGCGCTCGACCATGTCCGCCATGTTGAGGGTACCGGTCATCTGGTACATCAGGCCGATGCCGATCAGGATGAAGGTGGCGCCCAGGGTGCCCATGATCAGGTACCGAAAGGCGGCGGTCAGGGAGCGGCGGTGCCGGCCAAGGGAGATCAGTCCGTAGGACGACAGCGACGAGATCTCCAGGAAGACGAACAGATTGAACAGATCGCCGGTGATGGTGATGCCGAGGAGCCCCGTCAAGCAGAGCAGGTAGAGGGCGTAGAACAGGTTTCGCTGGCTCTCCGCTACTTCCGCCGCCAGGCTGCGTGGCGCGTAGGTCAAGACCAGGGCGCCGATCCCCGAAACAAACAGCGCCAAGAAGGCGGCGAGTACGTCGATGCGGTACTCGATGCCCCAGGGGGCGCTCCAGCCGCCGAGGGCATAGACGATGACGCCCTCTTCGAGCACCCGTCCGAGGAGGGCGATGGACACTCCGAAGGCGCCCCAGCACACGGCGGTGGCCAGCACCGCGGCGGCGCGCCCGCGGCGGGCCATCACACACAGCGGCGCCGCTAGCAAGGGCAGGAGAACCTGCAGGATCGGAAGCTGCTCGATCAAGACGGGCGGTCCGGAGCGCCAGATGAGGACGACTGGAGTTGGCGTTGGTCGTCGAGGGCGCGGATCTCGTCGTCTTCGAGGGTGCCGTAGGCTTCGCGGATCCGCACGATCAGCGCCAGAGCGACGGAAGTGGTGGCAACACCGACCACAATGGCGGTGAGAATCAGCACGCTCGGCAGAGGATTGGTGTATACCTCGAATCCGTCGTCGACGATCGGCGCGGTGCCGTTTTGCACCTTGCCCACGCTGATGTAGAGCAAGAACACCGAGGTCTGAAAGATATTGAGGCCGATCACCTTCTTGACCAGGTTTTCCCGCGCGATGACGGTGTAGAAACCGACCATCATCAGGACGATCACGATCCAGTAGTTGTAAAGGCCGAGGATCAAGGACCCGGCTCCTCGTTCTCCACGTTGCCGTCGCCGTCGAGCAACGGCTCGGCCATCGGATCTTCCACCCGCTTGCGGCCGGCGAAGGCGTAGAAAATCGCCAGCATCACTGAGGCGACGGTCACGCCGACGCCGAACTCGATGATCAGGATGCCCAGGTGCTGGCCGTGTACCGGATCGTGCGAGTCCAGTGCGTTGTAGTCCAGGAAGTTGCCGCCGAAGAGCATCGAAGCCACGCCGGTGCCGGCGAAGATCAGCACCCCCAGGGCCAGGCCCGCTTCCACGGTGCGTTGGGGAACGATGCGGCGTGCGGCCCCGAGGCCGAAGACCAGGGCGTAGAGGATAAAGCCGGCGGCGAAGATCGCTCCCGCTTGAAATCCGCCGCCGGGGCCGTAGTCGCCGTGAAACTGCACGTACAGGCCGAATAGCAGGA
This is a stretch of genomic DNA from Acidobacteriota bacterium. It encodes these proteins:
- a CDS encoding monovalent cation/H+ antiporter subunit D family protein, with amino-acid sequence MSATAAIALALLLPLTGAGTSALFHRSPNLRETFSLLAGGGLLAITWSLLPRVEAGERPALELFEMLPGLAIAFEVEPLGMLFALVAAMLWIVTTVYSIGYLRGNNEDHQSRFFACFAVAIFAAVGAAMAGNMLTLFVFYEVLTLSTYPLVTHHGTAEARRGGRVYLGVLLFTSITFLLLAVVWTWFAAGTLDFQPGGILAGKASTPVLAVLLALYAFGTGKAALMPFHRWLPAAMVAPTPVSALLHAVAVVKVGVFTVLKVVVYIFGLDLLRDTDISLWIAWAAGFTVLAASLVAMTKENLKARLAYSTVSQLSYIVLGAMLANAWGVIGGGMHIAMHAFGKITLFFCAGAIYVATHKKEIPDLSGLGRVMPWTFAAFVVGAFSVIGVPPLGGSWSKWFLALGAVEAEQQILVAVLMISSLLNILYLMPIPVRAFFSPLSAADTKAFPERKEPWLCVAPPVVTALGCVALFFVADDIYQLLMPIAGGSP
- a CDS encoding monovalent cation/H+ antiporter subunit D family protein encodes the protein MIEQLPILQVLLPLLAAPLCVMARRGRAAAVLATAVCWGAFGVSIALLGRVLEEGVIVYALGGWSAPWGIEYRIDVLAAFLALFVSGIGALVLTYAPRSLAAEVAESQRNLFYALYLLCLTGLLGITITGDLFNLFVFLEISSLSSYGLISLGRHRRSLTAAFRYLIMGTLGATFILIGIGLMYQMTGTLNMADMVERIVEGESLRTVLVAFAFLTVGIGLKMALFPLHQWLPEAYAFAPSTVSAFIAASSTKVSLYILLRFVYTIYGVEFVFDRLELHHILVPLSLAAMFLASGVAIYQTDLKRLLAFSSVAQVGYMTLGASLASVDGLTASIAHLFNHALTKGGMFLAVGCLVLRIGRVELRDLRGLGRRMPWTFFAFVIGGLGLIGIPGTAGFVSKWYLLRATLGGGDWPLAVAVLLSSLLAVIYIWRVIEVAYFQLPESRHSQIAEAPMSLLIPTWILIGASVYFGVRATYSVDLAQRAAQALIGGGP
- a CDS encoding cation:proton antiporter subunit C, with protein sequence MILGLYNYWIVIVLMMVGFYTVIARENLVKKVIGLNIFQTSVFLLYISVGKVQNGTAPIVDDGFEVYTNPLPSVLILTAIVVGVATTSVALALIVRIREAYGTLEDDEIRALDDQRQLQSSSSGAPDRPS
- a CDS encoding Na(+)/H(+) antiporter subunit B, producing MTTPPQTPSSQMKGLSILRVVATLAIPFILLFGLYVQFHGDYGPGGGFQAGAIFAAGFILYALVFGLGAARRIVPQRTVEAGLALGVLIFAGTGVASMLFGGNFLDYNALDSHDPVHGQHLGILIIEFGVGVTVASVMLAIFYAFAGRKRVEDPMAEPLLDGDGNVENEEPGP